In the Elizabethkingia bruuniana genome, GTGTTAGGCCTCCCGCTAGCGTTCATCCTGAGCCAGGATCAAACTCTCCATTGTATGTTTGTGTTCCTTAAACTCAACTCAATTTAAAATTGACGCTTTGGTTTTTCTTACTTGGTTGTTATTTTATTTTCAATGATCTTTTATTCTTTTCGCTTTCTCCGAAATCTCTTCTGTCAGTTGTTTCAGATTTGCGAGTGCAAAGATAAAAACTTTTTCCCGATTTACAAAACTTTTTTTGAAGTTTTTTTTTCAGTCATCTTTATTAACTCTACTCTGCTCTAACAGTCCTTTTATTAACCATTTTTGCGTGGGCAAAACTAATAAATTTTATTAACATGACCAAATCTTTTTTTCTAAAAAATTTTAACCGATTTTATAGTCTCAATTATCTCCTGCTCCCCTCACAACTCTCATTGTTTAGGACTGCAAAAGTAGAAAAACTTCTACTACACACCAAACTTTATTACTCATTTTTTAACATAATATTCGTAACTATCTGACTACGGGTGAGAAAAATTTAATATTATGTTCATATTGAAAAGACTTCCCTTCTTTATATATACTCCATATATCGCTGCACACGCTTTAAAAACCAGATTCTTGTTGTCAGCATTTACTGGAATAAGCTCTTTCTAATAGCTCAGAAGCCATTTTTTTAGCTTTAGCACCTCCTTTATATATATAAGAAAAACAAAAATCCGGCTTTACACCGGATCTTATATACTATATATATGTATAATGTTTATTCAACAAAAATTTTCTCACCTCCAAATTTAGGCTGAACACTGAAAAGAAAATCCCAGAAAACTTTCGCCCTTGCAAACTTTTCACGAATCATTGTTTTGATGCCTATAGACTTATTCACATCCTGGGCGTTAAAACCAAATGCATTGATCCCATTTTCCCGTGCAATAAATACAGCTCTTTCATTATGGAATTCCTGAGAAATGATAATATACTCATGTTGTCCAAATATTTCTCTTGCTCGTATTACAGAATCTAATGTACGAAGACCTGCAAAATCCATATAGATATCAATTTCCGGAATGCCTCTTTTCAGCAATTCGTTTTTCATATCTTCTGGTTCATTATATGTTTTGCGGCTGTTATCACCGCTAGCGATAATATTTTTTATTTTACCGGCTTTATATAATTCTTCCGCAGCATCAATCCTATATTTAAAATACGGATTCATATTTCCGTTAGCCAAAAGCTTGGAAGTGCCCAGTACGAGACCAACATGTTCAATTGGTAATTTATTAGGATCCGATGTAATATAATTTTTGGTTTCGGATCCTATTTTCCAATTGGCATAAATTATAAAGGTTGCCCCAAGCAACCCTATAATAATTAAAAGTAAAAATACTCTTTTGATTAGATTATTCATATCATATAAATGATACCCATATAGTTTTTAGAAATTCAAACCATTCGGGAAAGCTTTTTTCTTAAATATTAATATAATTGCAGCTCCAACAGTAATAGCACTATCAGCAATATTGAAGACCGGTCTGAAGAATTCAAATTCTGTACCACCAATTCCGGGAACCCAGGTTGGCCAGTTGAACTTGAATAATGGAAAATAAAGCATATCGACAACACAGCCATTCATAAAGGAGGCATATCCACCGCCGCCAAGTTTTGAAAGTCCTTCATAAGGAATCCAATGTCCTACTGAAGCATTAAAGGTTGTTCCTGTATCGAAAATCAATCCATAGAACATTCCGTCTATAAGATTACCAATTGCTCCTGCAAATATCAAAGACATCGGAACTATTAAATAATTGGAAGCTCCTTCTTTTAACCATTTTTTGAACATCACTATAATTCCTATTACTAATGCAATACGAACCAGGGACAATGCATATTTACCAATCGCTCCTCCAAAGTGAAGGCCATAGGCCATTCCTGGATTTTCAACAAAAGCCAGTTTGAACCACTTAAATACGTCTACACTATGTCCTAAAGTGAAATGTGTTTTGATATAAATTTTGGAAGCCTGGTCAATGAAAAGAACCAGCAGGGTAATAAGCACAATTTTCTTCATAATTTCTGTATCATATAATTAAAATGTACAAAGCATCATGTATTTACTGAACACATTTTGCTTTGTACATTAATCAGTTACACCAATTGGTATAATTTTATCGTTGCATATTTTTAGCCTCAATACTTAAAGTAGCATGCGGAACCGCTTTCAATCTGTCTTTAGAAATAAGATTTCCGGTAACACGACATACACCATAAGTTTTGTTCTTAATACGAATTAAAGCATTTTTCAGGTCTCTGATAAACTTTTCCTGACGTGAAGCCAGAAGAGCATTCTGCTCTTTGCTCAAAGTTTCAGCTCCTTCCTCAAAAGCTTTAAATGTTGGCGAAGTATCATCTGTTCCGTTATTCCTATCATTGATGAAACTTTCACGTATAAGAGATAAATCTTTCTCGGCTTTTTCTATTTTTTCTTCAATAATTTTTCTGAATTCCTCCAAATCAGCATCGCTGTATCTTACTCTTTCCTCTGCCATAATATTTCTAATTTGATAATTGGTACTTTATATTTTGAAAAGTACTTTCTGCATAATCGCAGACAAGTACTTTTCAAACTCTTTTAATTTTTAATAATATTAATATTGAATCTATGTTCATCAATTTCTACTTCTTCCCCTGATATATTAGCCTTAACCGCTATATCATTTGCAAGAACTTCTGCGCTAATATAATCTTTATTCTTCAAGATATCTTGTAAAAATGGATTATTTTCTTCTAATTCGATAAGAATTTTGTCACTTATTTCAAAATTCTTCTCTTTTCTAAGGTTTTGTACTCTGTTAATGAATTCACGTGCAATACCTTCCGCTTTTAGATCATCTGTTAATGTAAGATCTAATGCTACTGTCAATTTTCCTTCAGAAGCCACTGTCCATCCCGGAATATCCTTTGTTAGGATCTCTACATCGTCAGTAGTTATTTCATATCCCTGAATTGTTAAACTACCTTCTTTCTCTAATGCAGCGATTTGATCATCCGAGAATGCAGAGATCTCTGCAGCTACAGTCTTCATATCTTTACCAAGCTTTGGCCCTAATGCCTTGAAGTTTGGTTTAATTTGCTTAACAATAAGATGAGAAGCCTCTTCTGCATTAATCAACTGAAGCTCTTTCACATTTACTTCTTGTTTGATAAGCTCAGACACTGCATTGATTTGCTCTCCGGTAGCAGCATCTAAAACAGGAATCATAACCTTTTGTAACGGTTGACGTACTTTGATATTTTCTTTTTTTCTCAGAGAGAATACCATAGAGGTTATCTGCTGTGCAAGATGAGTCTTTTCTACTAAAGAGTAGTCGATCTTATTTTCATCAACAACAGGGAAATCTGTTAAATGTACAGATCCTGTTAATTCTTTTTGTGTTGCATTGTTCAGATCCTGATACAATTGATCCATAAAGAATGGTGCAATTGGGGCGGAGATTTTAGCAATTGTTTCCAGACAGGTATATAAAGTCTGATATGCAGAAATCTTGTCTTCAGTATAATCTCCTTTCCAGAAACGTCTTCTGCACAAACGTACATACCAGTTGGAAAGATTGTCATTAACAAAAGTATTGATTGCTCTTGCTACTTTTGTTGGTTCATAATCTTCATAGAAAGACTTCACCTCTTTTACCAGAAGATTAAGTTCAGACAAAATCCATCTGTCGATTTCCGGACGATTTTCTACATCTGCCTCTTCATATCTAAATCCATCTACATTAGCATACAACGCAAAGAAAGAATAGGTATTGTATAATGTTCCGAAGAATTTTCTTCTTACCTCATCTATTCCGTCTAGGTCAAACTTAAGGTTCTCCCAAGGCATCGCATTGGAAATCATATACCAACGGGTAGCATCTGGTCCGTATGTTTCTAAGGTTTTGAAAGGATCAATTGCATTTCCTAAACGCTTAGACATTTTTTGTCCGTTTTTATCTAACACCAATCCGTTAGACATTACATTTTTGTAGGCTACAGAATCGAAAACTGCTGTTCCGATTGCATGCAACGTATAAAACCATCCTCTTGTCTGGTCTACACCTTCTGCAATAAAGTCCGCAGGGAAAGCTTTTCTTTCATCTATCAGCTCTTTATTCTCGAAAGGATAATGTAATTGTGCATATGGCATTGATCCTGAATCGAACCATACATCGATAAGGTCAGATTCTCTCTTCATTGGTTTTCCTGAAGCAGAAACCAAAATAATCTGATCTACAATATTTTTATGTAAATCTACTTTAGCATAGTTAGCTTCATCCATGTTTCCAACTTCAAAGCCCTCGTAAGGATTGGAAGTCATAAACCCGGCATCGATAGATTTCTGAATTTCCTGCATCAATTCTTCAACCGAACCTATGATCAGCTCTTCTCTCAGGTCTTCGGTTCTCCATATTGGCAATGGAATACCCCAGTAACGTGAACGGGAAAGGTTCCAGTCGTTTACATTTTCTAACCAGTTTGCAAAACGTCCTTCTCCGGTAGCCTTTGGCTTCCAGTTAATTTCTTTATTCAGGTTTACCAAACGGTCTTTTACAGCCGTCATTTTTACAAACCATGAATCCAGCGGATAATAAAGAACTGGTTTATCTGTTCTCCAGCAGTGTGGATAACTGTGTACATATTTTTCTACTTTGAAGGCTTTGTTTTCAGTCTTCAATAAAATTGCTAATTCAACATCCCAAGACTTTTCAGGTGCCTGGCCATTGTCATAGTATTCGTTCTTAATGTATTTACCTGCAAATAGTTCAGGAACATTTTCTCCATGGATAAAACGTCCTTGCAAATCTACCAACGGGATAAGGTTTCCGTTTTCATCCTTTACCAACATTGGCGGGATATCATTTTCTTTGGATACACGAGCATCATCCGCACCAAATGTAGGTGCCGTGTGCACTACCCCAGTTCCGTCTTCGGTAGTTACAAAGTCTCCGATAATTACACGGAATGCTTTTTCAGCATTTTCCTCTGGAGTAAACCATTGTACAAGCTGCTCATAGTGTGAACCTGCCAGTTGTTCTCCAGTAAATTCTTTTAATATTCTGTAGGGAATAACTTTGCTTTCCGGTGTGTAATTAGCAAAATCTTCATCCGTTCCTTCAGCATATTTTTTACCAAAGTTCTTTTCTAAAAGAACTCTTGCCAATACTACATTGATTGGTTCAAACGTATACTGATTGAAGGTTTTAACAACTACATACTCGATATCTCTTCCAATTGTTAAAGCAGTATTCGAAGGTAATGTCCACGGTGTAGTTGTCCATGCAAGGATATCTACATTTCCGTCTATATCGTTAAATAGATCTGAGCTTTCTTTTTTAACTCTGAATTGCGCTACGATTGTTGTATCGGAAACATCGCGGTAAGTTCCAGGCTGATTTAATTCGTGTGAAGAAAGCCCTGTTCCTGCTGCCGGTGAGTATGGCTGTATTGTATATCCTTTATACAATAATTCTTTGTTGTAAAGTTGCTTCAATAGCCACCATACAGTTTCCATATATTTTGGCTCGTAGGTAATATAAGGATTCTCCAGATCTACCCAATAACCAATTTTTTCAGTAAGCTTATTCCATGCATCTGTATAACGCATTACCGCTTCACGACAAGCTTTGTTATAATCCTCAACACTAATTTTCTTACCAATATCTTCTTTTGTGATGCCTAATTCTTTTTCAACACCAAGTTCAATCGGAAGTCCGTGAGTATCCCAGCCGGCTTTACGAAAAACCTGCTTACCATTCTGAGTCTGGAAACGGCAGAAAATATCCTTAATACTTCTGGCCATAACGTGGTGAATACCCGGCATCCCATTTGCAGATGGCGGACCTTCATAGAAAACATACTCGGGGCTACCCTGGCGATTTTCTACACTTTTTTCGAAAGTATCGTTCTCTTCCCAGAATTTCAATACATTTTCGGCAGAACCGATAAGATCTAAGTTTTTATACTCGGTAAACTTCTTCATGTGACGTTAAAAAATATTTCTAGTCCTTTATAAATTAAGATTGCGAATATAAAAAAAATTGTCGAATTTATCCTATATTAAGAAAGCTTAAATCTATTGAAATTTAAGCTTTTAAATATTAAGCATTCTTCTTTTTAGGAATAGGCAATAACACAGCTTGTTGTCTAAATAGAAAATTTGAATGATAAAGAAAAATTTGATTTTCAAAATAAATCCTAATTTTGCAAAAAATTTTCTATGTCGAAAAATCTCGTAATTGTGGAGTCCCCTGCGAAGGCTAAGACGATACAGAAGTATCTTGGTAATGACTTTGAAGTAACCTCTAGTATGGGACACATCCGTGATCTTCCTAAAAAAGGCATGGGTATTAACCTTGAAACATTTACTCCTGATTACGAAGTTTCTCCGGATAAGAAGAAGCTCGTTACAGAGCTTAAGTCTTTAGCAAAAAAAGCCGATATGGTATGGCTGGCTTCCGATGAAGACCGCGAGGGGGAAGCTATTGCATGGCATCTGGCGGAGGAATTAAAATTAAAAGAAGATAAAACTAAAAGAATTGTATTTCATGAGATTACTAAGAATGCAATTCTTAAAGCTATAGAGAATCCGAGAAAAATAGACAATAATCTTGTCAATGCTCAACAGGCAAGAAGAGTACTGGATAGAATTGTAGGTTTTGAAATGTCTCCTGTTTTATGGAAAAAAGTAAAACCAGGCCTTTCTGCAGGACGTGTACAGTCGGTAGCCGTACGTCTTGTTGTTGAAAGGGAAAAAGAAATCCACGGATTCCAGTCTCAGGCTTCTTATAAAGTAGAAGGAACTTTTCTTAATGATGAGAAGAAAGAAATTTTAGCAAAACTAAAAAAGGACTTCTCTACAGAACAAGAAGCTGAGTCTTTCCTTAACCAATGCAGTACTGCGGACTTCAAAGTTTTAAATGTAGAAAAAAAACCGGGGCAACGTTCTGCTTCAGCTCCGTTTACCACTTCTACTCTACAGCAGGAAGCTTCAAACAGATTAGGATATTCCGTAACTTCTACGATGCGCGTTGCGCAACGTCTGTACGAAGAAGGTTACATTACCTATATGAGAACGGACAGCGTTAACCTTTCTCAGGAGGCTATTAATTCGGCAAAAGCAACTATTACAAAAGAATTCGGTGAGGAATATTCTGCACCGAGAAACTATACTACTAAGAACGCATCTGCCCAGGAAGCACACGAAGCAATTCGTCCTACCGATTTTGGTGTAAAAGCAGTAGGAGATGCACAGCTTAACAAATTATACCAACTGATATATAAAAGAGCAATGGCAAGTCAGATGGCCAATGCTAAAATTGAGAAAACAGTAATTGAAATAGGAAACCAGAAACTTCCGCAACATTTTGAAGCAACTGGTGAAGTGATTATTTTCGATGGTTTCTTAAAAGTATATGGTATTACTAAAAATGATGAGGAAGATGATGAGAACGACGATAAACTTCTGCCAAAAGTGAATATTGGTGAGGCTCTTAAATACAAAAAAATCATTGCTACCGAGAAATACACAAAAGCTCCTGCAAGATTTACAGAAGCATCGCTGGTAAGAAAACTGGAAGAACTGGGAATCGGAAGACCTTCTACTTATGCTCCAACTATCCAGACGATTCAGAATCGTGAATATGTGGACAAGAGAGAAATTATGGCTAAGGAACGTGAAATCGTTCAGCTTACTTTAACTTCTTCTCTGAAAAAAGAAACACTTACAGAAAAGTATGGTGCTGATAAGAACAAATTTTTACCAACTGATATAGGCGTTGTTGTTAATGACTTCCTTGTTAATAACTTCAACGAAGTTCTTGATTACGGATTTACAGCTCGCGTTGAGGAAGCTTTCGATATTATTGCGGAAGGAAACAGAGCATGGAAAGATGTAATGACTGAATTCTATGGAAAATTCCACCCAAGAATTGCTGATGTAGAAGAAAATGCTGACAGAGCAAACGGTGACCGTGTGCTGGGAGTAGATCCTAAAACGGGCAAAAATGTACATGCAAGAATCGGAAGATTTGGTGCTATGATCCAAATCGGAGAGACAGATGATGAAGAGAAACCAATCTTTGCTTCTCTGATGCCGAATCAGAATATCACTACAATTACTTTTGAGGAAGCAATGGAGCTTTTCAAAATACCTTTTAATCTTAACGACTACGAAGGTAAAGAAGTTGTGGTGGGTGTTGGACGTTTTGGACCTTATATCAAATGGGGAGAAGCTTATATCAGCATTCCTAAAACCGAAGACCCCCTGTCTGTAGATAATGACAGAGCTATCGAGATTATAGAGGAAAAGAAGAGAGCTGATGCTCCTATCGCAACTTACAAAGGAGAACCAGTAACAAAAGGAACCGGAAGATTCGGACCTTTCATAAAATATAAGGACATCTTTGTAAATGTTCCGAAGAAATATGATTTTAATAATCTTTCTCAAAGTGACATCAACGAACTAATTGATGCCAAACTGGAAAAAGAAGCGAACAGATATATTCAGCAATGGGAGGACCAGAAGGTTTCTCTTGAAAACGGAAGATGGGGACCTTTCATTCGTTTTGGAAAGAAAATGCTAAAAATCCCATTGAAAGGAAAAGGAGAAAAATATACTGCTGAAGATTTGCAGGATATTTCCTTCGATGAAGTAAAGAAATGGATCATTGCTCAGGATGAAACTGCTTTTAAAGAAAAACCAAAAGCAAAAAAAGCACCTGCCAAGAAAGCTGCTGCTAAAAAACCTTCTAAAAAATAAGGTTAGTCATGAATATTGAAGATCTTCTTATTCCTGCTCCTAATATCCCTACTGAAAAGTGGCAATTAGGAGCAATGATAAAACCAGAAATCAAAGAAGGAGGTATTGCTCTTATTTTCTGTTCTGATGAAAGAGGCGCTGGCGGAACAGCAACTCCGAAAAACTTCACAGAGGTAAGAAAACAATTATACCAACTATCCCGACATGATTGGGAAGTTCCTATTGCGGATCTTGGAGATTTTATTTCCGGTAAAACTCCTGAAAACACTCATTTTGCATTACAGGAACTCCTTACCTATTGTTTACGCAAGCATGTTCTTCCAATTGTTATAGGAGGTTCTAATGATATATCTTACTCAATATTCTCAGCCATTAACCATATTTATAAAAATCTGACTTATGTACAGATTAATAATATGCTTAGTCTGGACCACTCTGATGAAACCTTAACAGAAAAGAATTTCTTGGCTAAGATTCTTAGCTCCGAAACTAATCCTGTAGGAAAGTATCATCACCTTGGCTTCCAGAAGCACTCTAATGAATATGATGCTGTGAAGCTGATGAATGAAGTAAACTTTGACATTATCAGACTTGCGGAGATGATGAATTCTACAGAACCTATTGAACCATACTTCCGAAAAGCGGATCTGGTTACGATTAGTTGTAATGCTGTAGAAAGTATTGCTGAGCCTTTTTCAGTCCAGCCACAGGTTAACGGATTAAACAGAAGAGAGATTTGTGCCTATATGAAAGAAGCAGGTTTGTCTGAAAACCTCAAGTCCATAGGTATCTTCAATTATCAAACATCTTCTAAAAATTATCTGAACCAACAACTATTGGCTCAAATGATATGGTACCTTTTGGAGGGAATTAATATTCAGAGGAGCCATCCTAAAGAAAGAGAATACGAAACATTCTGGATTATGATCGGCGATCATGAGGTTGCTTTTAAACGCGATACCTTTAGTAATCTATGGTATTTTGGAAAGAGCCCAAATATTGCAGAATGTCTGCCTTGCGCAAAATCTGACTTTGAAAATGCCAAGGCCGGACATCTTAATAACAGGCTACTAAGATTTGAAGAATAGGCCAAAGTTATATAAGGAAAATATGTTCTACTTGGAAAAAGCTTTTTTTCTAAAAATACGTTAATAATTGCTGAAAATTAATGGATTATTTAACTAAACATTATGAATATTCCTAATATAAATTTGTTTTATATTTGCACCATTGATATTATAAATAATTATTCTACGGAATAGTAAATAACAGAATGAAGCAACTACAATATTCTATTTTATCCTTTATCAGTTCTCTTACCGGAACGGGTAGAATTTTGCTGCCGCAATTTTCCGGTTATAATAGTCTAAAGTATTCTGTTATTCGCTCAATACAAAAGCCACAGGACTACCGCAATTAATGTTATGGAAGAATTGAAGTCGAAAATTGATATGACAAAACTGCCGAAACACGTTGCCATTATTATGGATGGTAATGGTCGTTGGGCTAAATCTCGTGGTGAGGAAAGGACTTATGGACACCGCAGTGCAATACAATCTGTACGCAATGCCATCAATGCCTGTAATGAAATTCACATTCCTTATTTAACGCTATATACCTTTTCCACAGAAAACTGGAACCGCCCGGAAGATGAAGTATCTACCCTGATGTCTCTTCTTTCGGAAACATTATTAAATGAAGCGGATGAGATATACACAAAAGGATTACGCCTGAAAGTAATTGGTGATGTTTCCAAAATGCCGGAAATGGTAAGGGAACAATTACAAAATGTAATGAATCTAACCGAAAACAACAAAGGCGGAACTTTGGTATTGGCATTAAATTATGGATCTCAGGATGAAATTATTCATGCTGTAAAATCTATTGCCAAAGATGCTAAAGACGGAAAGATAAATCCTGAAGACATCAATAACCAATTATTCGAAAGCCATCTTTATACAAAGGATATGCCTCCTGTGGATCTTATGATAAGAACGAGCGGAGAAATTCGTATTAGTAATTTCTTGTTATGGCAGATTGCTTATGCGGAATTACAATTCCTGGATATTTTCTGGCCAGACTTTACCAAGGATGATTTCTTCAACTGTATTCTTAACTATCAGGATAAGGAGCGCAGATATGGAAAAACTAGTGAACAAATAGAAGCTGATAAAGCTTAGAGTATATATAAGAAAAGATACATTAAAAATGAAGTTTAGATCGTTACCGATATTCCTTTTCATTGCTTCTGCTCATTTTTATGGGCAGGTGACGCCTCCGCAAACAACGCAGGACAGTGAAGCAGTTGCTCAGCATGAGGGCACTTATGTTCTGAAAGATATTGTAGTAGATGGTGTTAAAAAATACACACCTGAGCAAATTTTACGCTTTACAGGTCTTGTAAAAGGTGAATCTGTTGAAATTCCCGGACAAAGACTGAGTACAGCTATCAAAAAACTTTGGGATAGCCAATATTTTTCAGAGGTCGAAGTATACGTACAGAGCATTGAAGGGCAAAACATTGTCTTAAAATTCTCTCTTCAGGATTTAAAGGAGCTTGGTGAAGTAAAATTTACCGGAAAGGGGATCAAGAAATCTAAAAACGAAAAACTTATTAAGGATAATAACCTGAAGCCTGGTATGAAAATTACCGAGAACCTGGTTACAAATCTAAAACATAATGTACCTCAGCAATACATTACAAAAGGATTCCCGGATGCTAAGATTACCATTGAAGATAAAATCAATGCAAAAGATCCTAGCCTTATCGACTGGACCATTAATGTAGATAAAGGAAAACGTGTTAAGATAGACCGTATAGATTTTGAAGGAAACAGCAGTGTTTCTGCATCTAAACTTCGTAAAAACGGTTTTAAAAATACGAAGCAAAAAAGATTCCTTCTTGGTTTGCTTAAGCCTTCAAAATTCATCAAAGATAAATATGATGAAGATAAGAAAACTCTTGTAGACTACTACAACTCTTTAGGGTTTAGAGATATGAGAGTCGTATCCGATTCTGTTACACGTAATAATAAAGGATACAACATCAAAGTAAAAGTAGATGAAGGTAAAAAATACTATATCGGAGATATTACATTCGTAGGAAATACGGTATTCTCTACTGAAGCTTTGACAAAACTTCTTGGTTACAAAAAAGGTGATATTTACGATTCCGTAGGTTTCAAGAAAAAAGTAGGTGAAGAAGGTGGTAAAGAAGATAATTCTGATATCGCTTCATCTTATATGGATAGTGGTTACCTTTTCTCTAATGTAAACGCAGTAGAGAAATCTATTAAGAACGATACCATCAGTATGGAGGTTCGTATCCACGAGGGTACAAAAGCAACATGGAATCGTGTAACATGGGGCGGAAACGTTACTACACATGACCATGTTATCTTAAGATCATTAAGAACACGTCCTGGAGATTTATTCTCTAAGGCAAATATTAAAAGAACCTATTTCGACCTTGCGGGGATGTCTTACTTCGACCCTCAGCAAATCGGACAGGATATTAAACCTAATGCAGTAGACAATACAGCAGATATTCACTGGACTGTAGTAGAGAAAGGATCTTCTCAGGTTCAGGTTCAGGCAGGTTATGGTGGTAACTCTTTCATCGGAACCTTAGGTCTTACATTCAACAACTTCTCTTTGAAAAACTTCTTGAGATTGAAAGACTTCAGACCAGTTCCTCAAGGTGACGGACAAATCCTTTCATTACAGGCACAGGCAGGTCAGTACTTCCAGAACTATAGCATTTCCTTTACTGAACCTTGGTTATTTGGTACAAAACCTACAGCATTATCAGTTGGTTTCAACTATTCCAGAGTTAAATATACGGACCAATATGGTGCTGCTCAGAAGTTGAATATATTCTCTGCTAACGCAGGTCTGAACAGATTACTTCGTTGGCCGGATGACTACTTCTCTTTATACACTGGTTTATCATACCAGCGATATGAGTTTAACAATTATCCGTTCCAGTTTGGTACTGAAACTCTATATAATGGGGAAGCGAACAACTTTGCTGTTAACATAGGTATCTCCAGAAATGCAGCAGGTCCGGATCCATTCTTTAAAACGTCTGGTTCTGACTTTGAGATTTCAGCGAAGCTTACGCCGCCATATTCTTTATTCGCTAAGAAAGATTACAACAATATGTCAGCCATTAGCAAGTACAGATGGTTGGAATTCTATAAAATTAAACTAAAAGCTGACTCTTATAACCAGATTATTGGTAAATTAGTGCTAAGAAGTTCTATCGAAATGGGATTCCTGGATGGTTATAACAAACAATTGGGAGCTCCACCATTCGAAAGATTCTATATGGGTGGTGTAGGACTATTTAACGGACGTTTCGACGGACGTGAACTTATTCCACTTCGAGGTTATGAAGATGCATCTTCTACCGGAGGTACTAACCAGGATATTACACCATATGGAGGGGGTACAATCTATAACCGTATTAACTTCGAGTTA is a window encoding:
- a CDS encoding SanA/YdcF family protein, whose translation is MNNLIKRVFLLLIIIGLLGATFIIYANWKIGSETKNYITSDPNKLPIEHVGLVLGTSKLLANGNMNPYFKYRIDAAEELYKAGKIKNIIASGDNSRKTYNEPEDMKNELLKRGIPEIDIYMDFAGLRTLDSVIRAREIFGQHEYIIISQEFHNERAVFIARENGINAFGFNAQDVNKSIGIKTMIREKFARAKVFWDFLFSVQPKFGGEKIFVE
- a CDS encoding lipoprotein signal peptidase gives rise to the protein MKKIVLITLLVLFIDQASKIYIKTHFTLGHSVDVFKWFKLAFVENPGMAYGLHFGGAIGKYALSLVRIALVIGIIVMFKKWLKEGASNYLIVPMSLIFAGAIGNLIDGMFYGLIFDTGTTFNASVGHWIPYEGLSKLGGGGYASFMNGCVVDMLYFPLFKFNWPTWVPGIGGTEFEFFRPVFNIADSAITVGAAIILIFKKKAFPNGLNF
- a CDS encoding TraR/DksA family transcriptional regulator — translated: MAEERVRYSDADLEEFRKIIEEKIEKAEKDLSLIRESFINDRNNGTDDTSPTFKAFEEGAETLSKEQNALLASRQEKFIRDLKNALIRIKNKTYGVCRVTGNLISKDRLKAVPHATLSIEAKNMQR
- the ileS gene encoding isoleucine--tRNA ligase — translated: MKKFTEYKNLDLIGSAENVLKFWEENDTFEKSVENRQGSPEYVFYEGPPSANGMPGIHHVMARSIKDIFCRFQTQNGKQVFRKAGWDTHGLPIELGVEKELGITKEDIGKKISVEDYNKACREAVMRYTDAWNKLTEKIGYWVDLENPYITYEPKYMETVWWLLKQLYNKELLYKGYTIQPYSPAAGTGLSSHELNQPGTYRDVSDTTIVAQFRVKKESSDLFNDIDGNVDILAWTTTPWTLPSNTALTIGRDIEYVVVKTFNQYTFEPINVVLARVLLEKNFGKKYAEGTDEDFANYTPESKVIPYRILKEFTGEQLAGSHYEQLVQWFTPEENAEKAFRVIIGDFVTTEDGTGVVHTAPTFGADDARVSKENDIPPMLVKDENGNLIPLVDLQGRFIHGENVPELFAGKYIKNEYYDNGQAPEKSWDVELAILLKTENKAFKVEKYVHSYPHCWRTDKPVLYYPLDSWFVKMTAVKDRLVNLNKEINWKPKATGEGRFANWLENVNDWNLSRSRYWGIPLPIWRTEDLREELIIGSVEELMQEIQKSIDAGFMTSNPYEGFEVGNMDEANYAKVDLHKNIVDQIILVSASGKPMKRESDLIDVWFDSGSMPYAQLHYPFENKELIDERKAFPADFIAEGVDQTRGWFYTLHAIGTAVFDSVAYKNVMSNGLVLDKNGQKMSKRLGNAIDPFKTLETYGPDATRWYMISNAMPWENLKFDLDGIDEVRRKFFGTLYNTYSFFALYANVDGFRYEEADVENRPEIDRWILSELNLLVKEVKSFYEDYEPTKVARAINTFVNDNLSNWYVRLCRRRFWKGDYTEDKISAYQTLYTCLETIAKISAPIAPFFMDQLYQDLNNATQKELTGSVHLTDFPVVDENKIDYSLVEKTHLAQQITSMVFSLRKKENIKVRQPLQKVMIPVLDAATGEQINAVSELIKQEVNVKELQLINAEEASHLIVKQIKPNFKALGPKLGKDMKTVAAEISAFSDDQIAALEKEGSLTIQGYEITTDDVEILTKDIPGWTVASEGKLTVALDLTLTDDLKAEGIAREFINRVQNLRKEKNFEISDKILIELEENNPFLQDILKNKDYISAEVLANDIAVKANISGEEVEIDEHRFNINIIKN
- the topA gene encoding type I DNA topoisomerase, which gives rise to MSKNLVIVESPAKAKTIQKYLGNDFEVTSSMGHIRDLPKKGMGINLETFTPDYEVSPDKKKLVTELKSLAKKADMVWLASDEDREGEAIAWHLAEELKLKEDKTKRIVFHEITKNAILKAIENPRKIDNNLVNAQQARRVLDRIVGFEMSPVLWKKVKPGLSAGRVQSVAVRLVVEREKEIHGFQSQASYKVEGTFLNDEKKEILAKLKKDFSTEQEAESFLNQCSTADFKVLNVEKKPGQRSASAPFTTSTLQQEASNRLGYSVTSTMRVAQRLYEEGYITYMRTDSVNLSQEAINSAKATITKEFGEEYSAPRNYTTKNASAQEAHEAIRPTDFGVKAVGDAQLNKLYQLIYKRAMASQMANAKIEKTVIEIGNQKLPQHFEATGEVIIFDGFLKVYGITKNDEEDDENDDKLLPKVNIGEALKYKKIIATEKYTKAPARFTEASLVRKLEELGIGRPSTYAPTIQTIQNREYVDKREIMAKEREIVQLTLTSSLKKETLTEKYGADKNKFLPTDIGVVVNDFLVNNFNEVLDYGFTARVEEAFDIIAEGNRAWKDVMTEFYGKFHPRIADVEENADRANGDRVLGVDPKTGKNVHARIGRFGAMIQIGETDDEEKPIFASLMPNQNITTITFEEAMELFKIPFNLNDYEGKEVVVGVGRFGPYIKWGEAYISIPKTEDPLSVDNDRAIEIIEEKKRADAPIATYKGEPVTKGTGRFGPFIKYKDIFVNVPKKYDFNNLSQSDINELIDAKLEKEANRYIQQWEDQKVSLENGRWGPFIRFGKKMLKIPLKGKGEKYTAEDLQDISFDEVKKWIIAQDETAFKEKPKAKKAPAKKAAAKKPSKK